CAGGGAATACTTCCAAATGAACAGAACACACAACAATCACCCTCTTTGGGCCTTAAAACCTCTTTACATTGCTCACATTGATAAAAAAACTGGCAGGCATCTGTTGGCATTTCTTCTTGCTTGGAGTGGCCGCAATTAGAACACGTCAAAACAGATTTTAAAATAGTTTCCATAGGTATGTTTATAACATTGATGTGATATCCGAGCCCATTGTCGGATAGGCATAAATCATTTTCTTTAAGTCTCGTACTGGCACCTCTTTGTACATCGCAAGTGAGAAAAAGTTAATCGTTTCTTCTACCCCCGGACCAATGAGATGAGCTCCCACCAAAGTACTTTTATCAGTGTCTATTATGGTTTTATAAGCATATTCCTGAACGTTAAGACGTTTAGCATTGAACCACCCTGGAACTGCCTTACTGTTCACTTTGATATTTAACCCAGCTTTCTCCGCTTCCACTTCAGTCAGACCTACCGAAGCCATAGGTGGTAGGGTAAAGACAACTGACGGCATAGGTGGATATTCCGGTTTCTTATTTTTACCCTTTAATATGTTGGAAGCAATGATATTACCTTCATAAACAGCTACCGGGGTTAATGGAAGCCCATCAGTATCGGCAGCGTCACCAGCAGCATATATGGATGGATTGGAGGTACTTTGTAAGTACTTATTGACCTCAATTCCTTTCTTGTTATAATTTACAGAAGCCTTCTTCAAGTTCAAGTCATCAATATGGGGTACTCTTCCCGCACTGTTGAAAACAGCTTCAGCTGTAAACTCTGTTTCGGAACCATTTGTTTCACCAATTACCGTATAACCTTTTGCATCTTGCTTGATTCCCGTGACGTTTGTTTCGAGCATCAATCTTACTCCAAGTTTTCTGGTGGCCTCCGACAAATGGTGAACTATATCCTTATCAAAATTCTCCAAAGGCTGAGGTCCCCGATGTATGATGGTAACTTCTGCTCCACATCGCTTAGCTATATGTGCAAACTCAAAGGCAATGTATCCACCACCTATAAAGATTAATGAGTTAGGAAGTTCCTGAAGATTTAAAAAATCTGTACTTGTCAATGCAAGGTGACCACCGTCAAATTTCAACTGGCGTGGACGTGCTCCAGTTGCAATAACAATCTTGCTTCCCTTTAAAACTTCCGATGCAATTTCGACTGCATCACTGCCGATGAAGCGAGCGGCACCATGATAGGTGTCGATATCATTGTGTTTATATCCTTTTTCAATTTTTTCAGGCATTGCATCTACAAATTCCTGTTTAAAGACCATAATGTCCTTCCATTCTACTTCAGGAACCGTATTAATACCCTTTCCTGCCAGACGTTGAGCGAAGTCTCTCACTTCGGTAGCACCAATGATTATTTTTTTCGGGTCACAACCACGAAGAGCACAAGTTCCACCATAGGGTAGCTCATCTGTCACAGCTACTTTTAATCCTTTGGAAGCACACTTATTCGCAACAGTCATACCCGACATACCTGAACCTATTACTATAACATCATATTTCTTCATGGTCTTTCTACTTTTGTGACTTTATATCCTGTCCGTTCAATTGCCGTCCTTACTTCTTCAACGTTCGTGCGGGTACTATCATATTCAACTATGGTATTACCTTCTTCGTAAGATACTTTGCAGGAGACAATACCGTTTAGCTTGTTAACTTCGGATGTTACATGACCCTCACATCCAGCGCAGGGCATACCGCTCACTAAAAATTCCGTGGTCTGAATGTTTTTCTCCTGCACGAACACAACCTCCTTTTCATTGGAAGGATAAAAAGCTTCTGCATAGTAAGGGAATGCCAGACTCAGAGCAACAAAAACAGTTACTCCACCCAAAAATGTTCTGGATTGGAAGAAAGAAGGTTCGGTTTTCGTGTCACAACCACAGTCATCATCTTGTGTAGCCTTTAGGTTCAAATACCAGGCGAATCCTAAAGCAACCAATGAAACTACTACAAGAGGCCACCTGAGAGGCTCCAGCCAACCAAATGCTCCTGCAATACCTCCCGTTCCAGCTACGAAAGCAAGTAAGGGAGTTATGCAACAAAGAGAACTGGCGATCCCGGTTAAAATTCCCACTCCAAGTAGATTGTGTTTTGCTTTCATATAGCTTCAGGTTGGTGGTCCAATAAATTAAAAAAGGGAGCAAGAAGTTGTCGATGGTCATCCCGCAGTGAATAAAAGATGGTCTGACCTTCCTTTTCTGATTTTACAAAATCTCTATCCTTCAGCTTTCGCAAGTGCTGTGACACTGCTGGTATCGTCATGTTCAGGATATCACTTAAATCACAAACACATAACCTTTCTTCTACCTGAAGGACATAAAGAATCTTTAATCTTACGCTGTTACTTACCAATGAGAGCTTATTGGTTAAGGCACCTACTGCCTCTTCAACTTCTGATATTTGTTCTTTACACCGTTTGATTTGGTTCAAATCGGCCTCTTTCCGTATGCAACTATTTTCTTCCATAAAACAAAGGTAAAAAATTATTTAAGCAAGTACTTAAATACATGAAATATTTTGTTCGGCTAATTATTTTTGACATCCGAGGGTGTAGGACTATTTTTTATTTTACAAATGGCATCATTTTAATTCAACTAATCAGTTATCTGGAGGAAAAAAATGAAGAAAATACCTGAATCACTTCGTCGCTGATAATGTGGGATAAAAAAACAGGATTGGATTTATAATTAATTTCCCATTGAAATAGAAAGTTCTTCTTGGATGGCTGGCATCTATACCCCGTTGTTTTCCATTCTATTTCAAAATAAAACTTCTCCATCCCGTAATCACCATTTTAAGCACAGAATAATATGTACACGCCTGCCACTGTTTTGAAACATAGGTTAAGTAGGTTTTTATTAGCTCCTCCTCCTATTAATTGCACTTCCTGTGCATTCATATTTTAATACCTTTGCAATGTGAAATTTTTAGTAGTCATATTATCTATTTATTTCCTGGGGCTAAACTTTATTCCCTGTGATGACACAGCCGTATCTGAAAATCTGGATACCATCTCTGTTAGTTTGGAAGTAGATCAGGATCAGCAAGGGGATCAGCATGGAACTTCAGATGACTGTCCTCCTTTTTGCCAGTGTCACTGCTGCCATGTGCATGTCGTGAGATTCGAAACAAGTAGCTTCGAATTATTTGAGCCAAAAATGCCTTTTTTGACACCTTTATTTGGCGAGAGCCCAGGCAAAGAAATTGCCTTTTCTCACTTCCAGCCTCCCTGTGTTTAATTCAGTTTTAGGATAGCTATATCCTGTTGTCAATGGCTTCGGCCAGAGAATTTTATCACAAACTGAATTAAATTATCATGTATGATTAATAAGATCATTGATTTTTCGATCAATAATAAATTTATTATTGGTCTACTTACAGTGGTGTTAATTGGTGCAGGGATCTGGAGCGTTTTTCAGGTTCCGGTAGATGCCCAACCAGACATCACAAATAACCAGGTGCAGGTGATCACCCAGGCACCCAATTTAGGAACTGAAGACATCGAGCAGTTCGTCACCTACCCCGTAGAAATTGCCATGAGTAATCTCCCGGGTGTAACAGAGATTCGCTCAATATCCAGGTTCGGACTTTCTGTAGTAACTATTGTCTTTGAAGACGACATGGGTACATATCTCCCCAGGCAGTTGGTAGGTGAAAAACTGAATGCCGTAAAAGATGAAATTCCCGAAGGATTCGGACAACCTTCCATGGGACCTATTTCCACAGGGCTGGGGGAAATATATCAATACACTCTCGAAATAGAAGAGGAATTCGAGGATGACTTCTCCCCTACTGAGTTGAGAACAATTCAGGATTGGATCGTACGCCGACAAATGGCAATGGTGCCGGGAGTTGTGGAAGTGAACGGTGTTGGCGGAATGATAAAGCAGTATGAAGTTGCTGTACATCCCGATGAGCTAAAAGCTATTGGACTTTCCATTTCTGATGTTTTTGCCGCCCTTGAAAACAATAATCAAAATACCGGTGGGGCTTATATTGAAAAGAACCATCAGGCAAACTTCATTCGGGGCGAGGGACTTGCCCGAAGTGTGGAGGATCTGGAAAAGATTGTCGTCACTACTTCCGGCGGAGTACCTATAACAGTTTCAGATGTTGCCGATGTTCGTATAGGAAGTGCCGTACGTTATGGAGCGCTGACAAAAAATGGACAGGGAGAAGCCGTTGGTGGAATGGTCATGATGCTGAAAGGAGCCAATTCCAATGAGGTAATTGACAATGTAAAAGACAGGATCACGCAGATTCAGAAATCCCTTCCGGAAGGTGTTTCTATAAAACCATTTTTGGATAGAAGTGAACTTACTAGTGACACTACTTCCACAGTTACAAAAAACCTGCTCGAAGGGGGGCTAATTGTAATTTTTGTCTTGGTTCTGCTTCTTGGAAATTGGCGGGGAGGTTTAATAGTTGCCTCCACAATTCCGCTCTCCCTCCTGTTTGCTTTCATTCTGATGAACCTTTTTGACGTCTGGGCAAACCTCATGAGCCTCGGGGCTATAGACTTCGGAATTATAGTAGACGGAGCCGTGATCATTGTGGAAAGTACCGTTTTTACCATCCATCAGCGCATGAAGAAAAGAGGCGAATTAAATAAATCTGAAAGAAATTCCATCGCCTCCTCTTCTGCAAAAAAGATGATGAATTCTGCCTTTTTTGGGCAGCTTATAATCCTTATCGTATTTCTGCCAATCCTCGCCCTGGAAGGGGTTGAAGGAAAGATGTTCAAACCAATGGCACTTACCTTCATCTTCGCCATGCTGGGTGCAATGATCCTGTGTTTGACATACGTTCCAATGATCTCTGCTCTCTTTTTGAAGGAAAGTAAAAAGCGAAAGAAATCCTATGGAGACAAATTTGTTGGTTGGGTTCAGGACAAATATGAGCCTCTGTTAGACAGATCCCTAAAAAGAGGAAAAATTGTGCTGGGCACCGCTATAGCATTATTTGCTTTAGCTGCCTTTATGTTCACCAAAATGGGAGGGGAATTTATTCCGCAGCTCGACGAAGGGGACATAGCTTTTCATATTATCCTGAAGCCGGGAAGTTCGCTTGACGAGGGAATTGCAACCTCCACAAGAATAGAACAGCTTCTTCTGGACGAGTATCCGGAAATAGAACAGATCGTCACTCGTTTTGGAGTTTCTGATGTCCCAACAGATCCTATGCCTATGGATATTGGAGACAGCTTTATTATTCTAAAAGATAAAGATGAGTGGATCTCTGCCGATTCAAAGGATGAGCTTATTACCAAGATCAAAGAAACAATCGGCATTATTCCCGGCGTTAGCTATGAATTTACCCAGCCAGTAGAAATGCGGTTCAACGAACTTCTTACAGGTGTTCGAGAAGATGTTGCAGTCAAACTTTATGGTGAAGATCTGGAGGTTCTAGCAAGCAAGGCGCAGGAGATGGGCAACATTATTTCTACTGTAGAAGGGGTTGCCGATATGAAAGTCGAGGCCACAGCCGGATTACCACAAATCACGGTCAACTATAACAGGAATAAAACTGCCCAATATGGTTTACAGATCAAGGAGCTGAATTCCCTTATCCAGTCGGCTTTTGCCGGCGGAGATGCGGGAGTTATTTTTGAAGGGGAAAGGCGGTTGGACCTGGTAGTGCGATTACAGGAAGAGGAAAGAACAAGTATTGAAAATATCAGGAATTTGTTTGTAACCCTGCCTTCAGGTAGCCAGATCCCGCTGAAAGAAGTGGCTGAAATAAGTTATCAACCCGGCCCGATGCAGATCAGTAGAGATAATACCAACCGTCGCACCTATGTGGGAGTAAACATCAGGAATCGTGATGTAAAGTCTGTGGTGGAAGATATTCAGACCAAACTGGATGCTGAGTTTGAACTACCGCCCGGGTACTACATTCGCTATGGCGGAGCCTTTGAAAATTTTGAACGGGCAAGTAAGAGACTGCAAATCGTTGTTCCCATTGCCCTGCTCCTCATTTTTATCCTGATCTATTTTGCTCTCAAATCCTTTAAGCAAACCACCATGATCTACATAGCCATTCCACTTGCAGCTATTGGAGGAATATTTTCTTTATGGCTGCGAGACATGCCCTTTAGCATTTCAGCCGGGGTTGGTTTCATTGTTTTATTTGGAGTGGCTGTCTTAAATGGTCTTGTACTTATAAGCAGCTTCAATGAATTAAAAGAAGAAGGTGTGAAAAGTCTAAATGAAAGGATCAGTCTTGGAACAAGAAGTAGAATCCGGCCTATTTTGCTTACGGCTCTTACCGATGTGCTTGGGTTCCTGCCTATGGCTATTTCCAGCTCGGCCGGAGCAGAAGTGCAACGGCCGCTGGCAACCGTAGTTATAGGGGGCTTAATCACTTCTACCCTCCTCACATTGTTCATTCTGCCTATTCTGTATAAATGGGTCGAATCAAGGTCGGGCAGGATGAAATTTAAACCCGCAACAGGTGGATCTTTTGCGCTTATCCTTGTTCTATTCCTTTTACCCGTGGGTTTAAATGCTCAAACAACTGAATTGTCTCCGCAGGTAAGTCAGGAGGAAGCCGTTGCCCTGGCTCTTCAGAATTACCCACTTCTGAAAAATGAAAAGTTGAGAATTGACCAGGAGCATGCAATGAAGAAGTCTGCCTGGGATCTCGGGGAAACCGAAGTATTCATGGGTGGAGAAGAGCTTGGAGATGCCGGGGGAATATACACCACAATAGGCGTTCAACAGAAAGGGGTGGATTTATTGGGGATTCCTTTTAAAAGTAAACTTTACAATAAAAAGATTGCCCTTGCCGAAGAAGCCTATGATCTGTCTCAACTTCAGGTGGCACAGGAGGTAAAAATAGGCTGGAGCCGGGCCTTTTCAGCAAAACAACAGTATTTGTTATTTCAGAAACTGGATTCCCTGTACCAAAAATTAAATCAGGCAGTCGGTCTACGGTATGAGGTAGAGGCCATTTCCAGATTAGAAATGCTCACAGCCAAAAATAAGATCAACCAAATTTCGATTGATCTGCAACAGGCCGAGATGGACTACCTAACAGCCGTCCAAAAACTGAATCTTTGGCTGGGAAATGGGCAAGTCTATGATGTCCCGGAAGATTTTAAAGATATCCCTGAGGATGAAATTTTCCTCACTGAAGAATTACCCGAAGATCACCCTCTTTTAGAAGTTTCTGAAAAGAAGGTTGCGGTGGCAGAAGCTGCTTATGCTGCAGAAAAGGCTAATTTTCTTCCTGACTTCAGTGTTCAGTACGGACTTCAAAAAGTGAATGGAGCAACCGGTTTTTATAATTATCAGGCCGGAATATCTATTCCAATTCTTTCCGGAGCTGCCCACGGTGAAGCTAAAGCGGCAAAAATAGAAAAGAAAATTGCACAAAGAGCTGCCGACTTTCAGAAAGACCAGGTAAGAACAGATTTTGAAATTGCCTTGAGCAACTATAAACGATGGAAATCTTCCTGGCTTTTTTACAAGGATGAAGTTTTGCCGTTACTGGAAGAACAACGGGAGGGATCATTACTCGCCTTTAACGAAGGTGCCATTGAATATGTGGCCTTTATCCAAAATTTAGACAATGCAATGGAGTCAGAAATTAAAGCGCTCGAAGCTTTTGAGAATTACCAGATAGCCCTTGCAGAATTACAATTTTACCTAACAGGAAAAAACTAAAAAGATGAAATTTCAAACACTATATATACTTCCTTTTCTCCTACTATTGTCTTGCGGGGAAAATGCTGAAAAAGAGGAGAATCAGAAAGAAGAAGCCGGTGAACCTGCTAAAACAGAAGCCGTCAAGGAAGCTATGCTTTCACAGCAGCAGTTCGATGTACTTGACATGAAAATTGACAGCCTTACTACCAGGTTAATGAGCGGCTATGTACAGGCAAATGGAGAGTTGGAAGTACCTCCTCAAAGTGAAGCTACAGTTACTCCTGTTATTGGAGGTAACGTATCGTCAATAATAGTGATCGAAGGAGATGAAGTTCAGCGTGGAGATGTATTGGCCTACATTGAACACCCGGAGATCATCGAAGTACAAACGCAATATATGAATGCCTTAAACAGTCTGAATTATCAGGAAAAAGAGTTCCAAAGACAAAAAAAATTGTACGAAGCCGGAGTGGGTTCAGGGCAAATTTTTCAGCGTGCAGAGGCAGAACTGCAAAGCCTGGAAGGACAGGTTGCAGGACTTAAAGCTCAACTGCAACAACTAAATATTAATCCTGAAACTATTCGAAATGGAAATATTCAGCAAAGGATCCCGGTAAGAAGCCCTATAGATGGCGCTGTACAATCGGTCAATATCAAAACAGGTCAATTTGTACAGGCGCAGTCTGAAATGTTCCATATCATTAATACGAAAGATGTTCACGTAGATCTCATGGTCTTTGAGAAAGATGTTGCCAAAGTAGAAAAAGGACAAAAAGTATATTTCACGATCGAATCATTACCGGGAACTGAACTAACTGCGGAAATCATTTCTGTAAGCAAGAATTTTGAACAGGACCCTAAAGCCGTTCATGTACATGCGGAAATTATCGACAGGCCCGAAAATCTTGTGCCGGGAATGTACGTTAGAGGGCGAATTGCGGTTGATAATCAACGAACAACAGCACTACCCGAATCTGCCATAGTTAGAGAAGGGGGTAAATTTTATGCTTTTACGGCAGAAGAGGAAGGAGATGCATGGAGCTTTAGACCTGTAGAGGTTATTACCGGTACAAATGGAGGTGAATGGGTTGAAGTAAAGCTATTAAAAGACCTGCCGGAAGAGACGAGATTTGCTTATAACAATGCCTACTATCTTATGGCTGAAATGCAAAAAGGAGAAGGCGGTCACGCGCATTAATTATGAAAGCAATAGAAAATTTTTTAGAGGAAAAGCAGGTGAGGCCTACAGCAATGCGGATGCTCATTTTTAAATTTTTAGCTCAAAAGCAAATGGCTGTAACTTTGGCTGACATCGAGACGGCTTTTGAAAAAAGTGAAAGAACAACTATATATCGTACCATTAAAACTTTTGAGGATAGTGGAATCGTCCACCTGATTGAAGACGGGAGTGGAGTAGCCAAGTATGCTCTTTGTGAGGCGGGCTGTAATTGTGAGCTCGATAGCGATCTTCATCTCCATTTTCACTGTGAAACCTGTAAAGAAACCCAATGCTTAACTGAAACTAAGATTCCGCATATCAATCTACCGCCGGGCTTTACAGCAACTAACGCCAGTTTGGTAGTCAAAGGAACCTGTGATAAATGCAATAAGGAATAATCTTTTTCAAACTTTGCGATTCTAAACCACAGCCATCAGGAAACAATGCACTTCCGTTGCAGGACTATATAGATTAATTTCGTTCCTGTAATTAATAAAGACATTATTAGATAGGAAAATACCGGTTTTATTGTATTGGCTTATTCTCTCTAATAACCTTTAATAAAAAGTTATGGCGAAAGACAAGGATTATAAAGACACAGAATTACAAGATCCAAAAATTACTTCTCCCAGAACGGCTGAAGAACCCGGACCAAAACCTGAAAAAGGGGAAGATAGCTGTTGTCCACCTCAGCATAAGGGAGCAGGTAAAGATGAGGAAGAAAGATCTTCCTTTATTCCTACCGTTGTAAGCCTGGTGCTTTTACTGCTGGGAATTGCCCTAGACTTTTTCGAAGTGGACTGGTTTAGTGGCTATTTGCGTTTAACTGTTTTTGGCGTTGCATACATTTTAGTTGGCAGCAAAGTGGTAAAACATGCCGTAACCAACATCGCAAAAGGAAATATCTTCAATGAATTTTTCCTCATGACCATTGCCACTCTCGGGGCTTTTTATATTGGAGAATATGCAGAAGGAGTGGCGGTAATGTTGTTTTATGTAATTGGAGAACATTTTCAGGAGGCAGCCGTTGCCCGTTCCCGTCGCTCTATAAAAGCCCTCATTGATAATCGTCCTGAAGAGGTAAGTGTTCTTAGTAATGGTCAGGTTTCAATTGTTAATCCGAAGAATGTGAACATTGGGGAAATCATCCAGATCAAGCCAGGGGAGAAAGTTGCGCTGGATGGAGAAATGCTTAGCGAAAGCTCCTCCTTTAATACTGCCGCCCTTACTGGAGAATCAAAACCTGATACCAAGAAAAAAGGGGAGACAGTGCTTGCCGGGATGATAAACCTGGATAAGCTGGTTGAGCTAAAAGTAACTTCCGGTTATGAAGACAGTGCTTTATCAAAAATTCTCAAACTCGTTGAAGAAGCAAGTGGGAGGAAAGCAAAAACCCAAAACTTCATCACCCGCTTCGCGAAAATTTATACCCCTATAGTGGTCTTCCTTGCCATAGGTCTGGCGCTCCTCCCCTATTTCTTTGTCGACACCTATGTTTTTGAGGAATGGCTGTACCGGGCCCTGGTATTTTTGGTGATCTCCTGTCCCTGTGCGTTGGTAATCTCTATTCCGCTTGGATATTTTGGTGGTATAGGTGCCGCTTCAAGAAACGGTCTTCTTTTTAAAGGTTCCAATTTTCTCGACCTCATTACAAAGGTAGATACAGTGGTGATGGACAAAACCGGAACCCTCACAGAGGGAGTTTTTAAAGTGCAGGAGGTAAAGGTCCGATGTCTGGAAAAGGACCGGTTTTTGGCGCTAACAGCGGCACTTGAGAATAAATCCACTCATCCTATAGCTTCGGCAGTTGTAGAACACTCGGGCGACGCTTATAAACAGCTGAAAGTGCAGGACGTTGAAGAAATAGCCGGACACGGATTAAAAGGAACGGTAGACGGAAAAGAGCTTTTCGTTGGTAATGCGAAATTGTTGCAGAAGTTCAACATCTCCTATGCACCGGAAATAGAGGAAACAGTGGAAACGATTGTTGTGGTAGCAATAGATGGTAAATATGAAGGTTACATAACCATTGCCGATCAAATTAAGGAAGATGCGGTTGTAGCTATAAAGCAACTTGGGGATTTAGGAATTGACACAATTGTTATGCTCTCGGGTGATAAGGATTCTATAGTTCAAAAAGTAGCGGGGCAGTTGAAGATCGACAAAGCTTACGGTGGATTACTGCCTCAGGACAAGGTGGCTAAGGTCGAGGAACTAAAGAAACAGGGGAAAAAGGTAGCATTCGTAGGAGACGGTATAAATGATGCTCCGGTAATTACCTTAGCCGATGTAGGAATGGCCATGGGAGCCTTAGGCTCTGACGCTGCAATAGAGACCGCAGATGTGGTGATACAAACAGATCAGCCTGTCAAAATCGCCACGGCCATCAAGATCGGCAAAAAGACCCGACAGATCGTATGGCAGAATATTGGCCTCGCCTTTGGAGTAAAGGCACTGGTGCTAATTTTTGGCGCATTTGGGGTAGCATCTTTATGGGAAGCAGTTTTTGCTGACGTAGGAGTGGCATTCTTAGCCATTTTGAATGCAGTGAGACTGCAGAGAATAAAATTCTGAAGCGCCGTCTGTATCTCCTGAAGGAGATTAGATATAACATTATTTTTGGATCGATCTGGATGTAAATAGATAAATTAGAGTAGCACACTCTTTTTTAACGCAAATCAGCATTTTTCAGATGTTTTATTATTTCACTGAGAAGCCAAAAGAGAATATCTTATGAGTATCTGGTTATGGGCATTAGTATTACTTGCTGCTGTTTGGGCAGCTCATTGGGGCGCTGAACATTTAGCAAAACCTTTAAAGAAGCTACGAAAACAATGGGGTTTTTCGGTAGCTGCGGGTGGCGCCTTGATTGGCTTGGCTGCTGCCAGTCCAGAGATAGGCATCAATATTACAAGTGCAGTAACCGGAGTTGGAGATATTGGTCTGGGGACCATGTTTGGATCTAATGTTATTGCTATTCCTTTAATGGTCATAACAGCTTACATTGCGACCAGGCATCTAAAAAATAAGAACAAAGATGGAGGACACCAGGAGCACAAGAAGGAGCACCTGCTAAAAGTAGATCCCACGGCCGTAACAGTCCAGGCTTTACCGTACTTGGTAATTGTAGCAGTAGTAGCTATTTTAACCGTTCCTTCTGCCTGGCGAGGGTTACAGCCA
This Salinimicrobium tongyeongense DNA region includes the following protein-coding sequences:
- a CDS encoding heavy metal translocating P-type ATPase, translating into MAKDKDYKDTELQDPKITSPRTAEEPGPKPEKGEDSCCPPQHKGAGKDEEERSSFIPTVVSLVLLLLGIALDFFEVDWFSGYLRLTVFGVAYILVGSKVVKHAVTNIAKGNIFNEFFLMTIATLGAFYIGEYAEGVAVMLFYVIGEHFQEAAVARSRRSIKALIDNRPEEVSVLSNGQVSIVNPKNVNIGEIIQIKPGEKVALDGEMLSESSSFNTAALTGESKPDTKKKGETVLAGMINLDKLVELKVTSGYEDSALSKILKLVEEASGRKAKTQNFITRFAKIYTPIVVFLAIGLALLPYFFVDTYVFEEWLYRALVFLVISCPCALVISIPLGYFGGIGAASRNGLLFKGSNFLDLITKVDTVVMDKTGTLTEGVFKVQEVKVRCLEKDRFLALTAALENKSTHPIASAVVEHSGDAYKQLKVQDVEEIAGHGLKGTVDGKELFVGNAKLLQKFNISYAPEIEETVETIVVVAIDGKYEGYITIADQIKEDAVVAIKQLGDLGIDTIVMLSGDKDSIVQKVAGQLKIDKAYGGLLPQDKVAKVEELKKQGKKVAFVGDGINDAPVITLADVGMAMGALGSDAAIETADVVIQTDQPVKIATAIKIGKKTRQIVWQNIGLAFGVKALVLIFGAFGVASLWEAVFADVGVAFLAILNAVRLQRIKF